A stretch of the Haloplanus aerogenes genome encodes the following:
- a CDS encoding DUF7266 family protein, translating to MIRRDRRATSTALGYVLSLGISAILISGLIVAGGGLMESQRDQSARIELQVIGQTVADDLSSAARLADCDSCEVRLRIDVPSRVAGESYLIQVDEIDGSPPAYRYRLTLSTGRSNVAVDVSVRTSVPVAETSVAGGTMIVDYDAGQLEVRND from the coding sequence GTGATCCGTCGTGACCGCCGGGCCACGTCGACGGCGCTCGGCTACGTCCTGTCGCTCGGCATTTCGGCCATCCTCATCTCCGGGCTGATCGTCGCCGGCGGCGGGTTGATGGAGAGCCAGCGCGACCAGTCCGCCCGGATCGAACTGCAGGTGATCGGCCAGACCGTCGCCGACGACCTGTCGAGCGCCGCTCGCCTCGCGGACTGTGACTCCTGTGAGGTTCGCCTGCGCATCGACGTGCCGTCTCGTGTCGCCGGCGAGTCGTACCTGATCCAGGTCGACGAGATAGATGGGTCTCCGCCCGCCTACCGCTACCGACTCACGCTATCGACCGGTCGGTCGAACGTGGCGGTCGACGTCTCCGTTCGGACGAGCGTGCCGGTCGCGGAGACGAGCGTCGCTGGCGGGACGATGATCGTCGACTACGACGCGGGACAGTTGGAGGTGCGGAATGACTGA